A window from Gossypium raimondii isolate GPD5lz chromosome 7, ASM2569854v1, whole genome shotgun sequence encodes these proteins:
- the LOC105795473 gene encoding endoribonuclease Dicer homolog 1, with protein sequence MEEEGRVSGGNGSSYWLDACEDISCDLISDFVDFDAPIVQDSVDNTSNQDFFGGIDHILDSFKNGVGLPPVGSNSDSSVVNGNGIHDPVAGDGWSPNELSGVSKDLPDNSVPPSNGVEKKIGSKGQEKSCDDSNSSLFDYSNKDNGVHRDDKRSSESRDRGLDSEERCNKRARANGCKSDRQYSSRGQYYPRDRERCFARKRVRDWDEIDRRDREHVRRREHYYGGNRRDGREREPRGYWERERSGSNEMVFRLGTWEADRQREGKVANDKTPECNGKMEKKVEQPKEKLLEEQARQYQLDVLEQAKRKNTIAFLETGAGKTLIAVLLMKSISDDLQKHNRKMLSVFLVPKVPLVYQQAEVIRERTGFQVGHYCGEMGQDFWDARRWLREFESKQVLVMTAQILLNILRHSIIKMESINLLILDECHHAVKKHPYSLVMSEFYHTTPKEKRPSVFGMTASPVNLKGVSSQVDCAIKIRNLESKLDSVVCTIKDRKELEKHVPMPSEVVVEYDKAASLWSLHEQIKQMEATVEEAAQSSSRRSKWQFMGARDAGAKEELHQVYGVSERTESDGAANLIQKLRAVNYALGELGQWCAYKVAQSFLTALQNDERANYQLDVKFQESYLNKVVSLLQCQLSEGAVTEKDMNNAEAENCNAQDGTNTDEIEEGELPDSHVVSGGEHVDVIIGAAVADGKVTPKVQSLIKILLKYQHTEDFRAIIFVERVVAALVLPKVFAELPSLSFIRCASLIGHNNSQEMRTGQMQDTIAKFRDGRVTLLVATSVAEEGLDIRQCNVVIRFDLAKTVLAYIQSRGRARKPGSDYILMVERGNLSHATFLRNARNSEETLRKEAIERTDLSHLKDTSRLISVDMVPGTVYQVESTGAIVSLNSAVGLVHFYCSQLPSDRYSILRPEFIMKKHEKPGGPTEYSCKLQLPCNAPFEELEGPMCSSMRLAQQAVCLAACKKLHEMGAFTDMLLPDKGSGEEAEKVDQNDEGDPLPGTARHREFYPEGVADILQGEWILSGRDGVDDSKIHRLYMYTIKCVNNGSSKDPFLTKVSDFAVLFGKELDAEVLSMSVDLFIVRAMITKASLVFRGSIDITESQMASLKNFHVRMMSIVLDVDVDPATTPWDPAKAYLFVPVVGDKFVDPIKEVDWDLVDNIITTNAWSNPLQRARPDVFLGTNERTLGGDRREYGFGKLRHGLAFGHKPHPTYGIRGAVAPFDVVKATGVVPSRDTIEVQGDWTKGKLIMADGVARAEDLVGRIITAAHSGKRFYVDTICYDMSAETSFPRKEGYLGPVEYSSYADYYKLKYGVELSCKQQALIRGRGVSYCKNLLSPRFEHSEGESEEALDKTYYVFLPPELCFVHPLPGSLVRGAQRLPSIMRRVESMLLAIQLKHIIQFPVPASKILEALTAASCQETFCYERAELLGDAYLKWVVSRFLFLKYPQKHEGQLTRMRQQMVSNMVLYQYALNKGLQSYIQADRFAPSRWAAPGVLPVFDEDTKDGDTSLFDQEHATADVLPVKVHGNGFEDEDMEDGEIESDSSSYRVLSSKTLADVVEALIGVYYVEGGKHAANHLMKWIGIQVESDPDEMDSIVKPSNVPESILRSVNFEALEGALKIEFKNRALLVEAITHASRPSSGVSCYQRLEFVGDAVLDHLITRHLFFTYTNLPPGRLTDLRAAAVNNENFARVAVKHLLHVHLRHGSSALEKQIRDFVKEVQDELLKPGFNSFGLGDCKAPKVLGDIVESIAGAIFLDSGRDTAVVWRVFQPLLHPMVTPETLPMHPVRELQERCQQQAEGLEYKASRSGNLATVEVFIDGVQVGVAQNPQKKMAQKLAARNALAVLKEKETAEAKEKCEENGKKKNGNQTFTRQTLNDICLRRNWPMPFYWCVNEGGPAHAKRFTFAVKVNTTDRGWTDECIGEPMPSVKKAKDSAAVLLLELLNKWYS encoded by the exons ATGGAGGAAGAAGGTAGGGTTTCTGGTGGCAATGGGTCATCTTACTGGCTGGATGCTTGTGAGGACATATCATGCGACTTGATTAGCGATTTTGTTGATTTCGATGCTCCTATAGTTCAAGACTCCGTTGACAATACTTCCAATCAAGATTTCTTTGGAGGAATTGATCACATTCTCGATAGCTTCAAGAACGGCGTGGGACTTCCTCCGGTGGGAAGTAACAGTGATAGCTCTGTCGTCAATGGAAATGGAATTCACGACCCCGTTGCTGGAGATGGATGGTCTCCCAATGAGCTCTCTGGGGTTTCCAAGGATTTACCTGACAACTCAGTTCCGCCATCTAATGGAGTTGAAAAAAAGATTGGAAGCAAAGGGCAGGAAAAAAGCTGCGATGATAGTAATTCCagtttatttgattattctAATAAGGATAATGGAGTTCATCGAGACGATAAAAGGTCATCCGAGTCGAGAGATAGGGGTTTAGATAGTGAAGAGAGGTGTAACAAGAGGGCTCGTGCGAATGGCTGCAAGAGTGATAGGCAGTATTCTAGTAGAGGTCAATATTATCCCCGGGATAGGGAGAGATGTTTTGCTAGGAAAAGGGTTCGAGATTGGGATGAAATTGATCGGAGAGATAGAGAGCATGTTAGGAGAAGAGAACATTATTATGGTGGCAATAGGAGGGATGGGAGAGAGAGAGAACCAAGGGGTTATTGGGAGAGGGAACGGTCAGGGTCCAATGAGATGGTTTTTAGGCTGGGTACTTGGGAAGCAGATCGGCAAAGAGAAGGGAAGGTGGCTAATGACAAAACTCCCGAGTGCAATGGAAAGATGGAGAAGAAAGTTGAGCAGCCGAAGGAAAAACTCTTGGAGGAGCAAGCTCGTCAATATCAATTGGATGTTCTTGAGCAGGCAAAAAGGAAAAACACAATTGCATTCCTTGAAACCGGGGCAGGGAAGACCCTCATTGCTGTTCTCCTCATGAAAAGTATTTCTGATGATTTACAAAAGCACAACAGAAAAATGCTCTCTGTCTTTTTGGTTCCTAAAGTTCCACTAGTTTATCAG cAAGCTGAAGTTATTCGCGAGAGAACTGGTTTCCAAGTCGGTCATTATTGTGGGGAGATGGGTCAAGATTTTTGGGATGCTCGTAGGTGGCTGCGCGAGTTTGAATCAAAACAG GTTTTGGTTATGACAGCTCAAATTCTGCTGAATATTTTGAGACACAGCATAATTAAAATGGAATCAATCAATCTCCTTATCCTGGACGAGTGTCATCATGCTGTGAAGAAACATCCGTATTCACTGGTTATGTCTGAATTCTATCATACAACACCAAAGGAGAAGAGACCTTCTGTTTTTGGAATGACCGCTTCTCCTGTTAACTTGAAgg GTGTTTCAAGTCAAGTTGATTGTGCTATAAAAATTCGTAATCTAGAAAGCAAACTGGATTCTGTAGTCTGTACCATCAAAGACCGCAAGGAACTCGAGAAACATGTGCCAATGCCTTCAGAAGTTGTGGTAGAGTATGACAAAGCAGCCAGTTTATGGTCCCTCCatgaacaaataaaacaaatggaagCAACAGTTGAAGAAGCTGCACAGTCAAGCTCTAGAAGAAGTAAATGGCAGTTCATGGGAGCTAGAGATGCAGGAGCCAAGGAAGAGCTTCACCAAGTTTATGGTGTATCTGAAAGAACAGAAAGTGATGGAGCTGCTAATTTGATACAAAAGTTGAGGGCTGTTAATTATGCACTGGGTGAACTGGGCCAATGGTGTGCTTATAAG GTTGCACAATCTTTTCTGACAGCTTTGCAAAATGATGAGAGGGCAAACTACCAGCTTGATGTCAAGTTTCAAGAATCTTACCTAAACAAAGTTGTTTCCCTCTTACAATGCCAATTATCAGAGGGAGCTGTTACTGAAAAAGACATGAACAATGCAGAAGCAGAGAACTGTAATGCTCAAGATGGGACCAATACTGATGAGATTGAGGAAGGAGAGCTCCCTGACAGTCATG TTGTCTCTGGTGGAGAGCATGTGGATGTGATCATTGGAGCGGCTGTAGCAGATGGAAAAGTGACCCCGAAAGTACAGTCATTGATTAAAATACTTCTGAAGTATCAGCACACAGAGGATTTTCGAGCAATCATCTTTGTTGAGCGAGTTGTGGCTGCTTTAGTTCTTCCTAAG GTTTTTGCAGAGCTTCCGTCTCTGAGTTTCATCAGGTGTGCAAGTTTAATTGGGCACAACAATAGTCAAGAAATGCGGACCGGACAAATGCAGGATACAATTGCTAAATTCCGTGATGGTCGT GTGACATTGTTAGTTGCAACTAGTGTTGCTGAGGAAGGATTGGATATTCGGCAATGCAATGTTGTCATTCGTTTTGATCTTGCAAAAACTGTTTTGGCATACATTCAGTCTAGAGGTCGTGCAAGGAAGCCTGGGTCAGATTACATCTTGATGGTTGAGAG AGGAAATTTATCGCATGCTACATTCCTAAGGAATGCGAGGAATAGTGAGGAGACCTTGCGGAAAGAAGCAATTGAGAGAACCGACCTTAGTCATTTGAAGGATACTTCGAGGTTGATTTCGGTGGATATGGTACCAGGTACTGTGTACCAGGTTGAATCAACTGGTGCCATTGTTAGCTTGAATTCTGCTGTTGGACTAGTCCATTTTTACTGCTCTCAGCTTCCTAGTGACAG ATATTCAATACTTCGTCCTGAGTTTATTATGAAGAAGCATGAGAAGCCAGGGGGTCCAACTGAATATTCTTGCAAGCTTCAGCTCCCCTGTAATGCACCATTTGAAGAGCTCGAGGGTCCCATGTGCAGTTCTATGCGTCTTGCCCAGCAG GCTGTATGTTTGGCTGCTTGCAAGAAGCTCCATGAGATGGGAGCATTTACTGATATGCTCTTGCCCGACAAAGGAAGCGGGGAAGAAGCAGAGAAGGTTGACCAGAATGATGAAGGAGACCCACTTCCTGGAACTGCTAGGCATAGAGAATTCTATCCAGAAGGTGTAGCAGATATACTCCAG GGAGAATGGATTTTATCTGGAAGAGATGGTGTTGATGACTCCAAAATACATCGTCTGTACATGTATACTATCAAATGTGTAAATAATGGCTCTTCAAAAGATCCATTCTTAACTAAAGTCTCAGATTTTGCAGTACTTTTTGGCAAAGAGCTGGATGCAGAG GTGTTATCGATGTCGGTGGATCTATTTATCGTTCGAGCCATGATAACAAAGGCATCTCTTGTCTTCAGGGGATCAATAGATATAACTGAAAGTCAG ATGGCATCCCTTAAAAATTTTCACGTAAGAATGATGAGCATTGTATTGGATGTGGATGTTGATCCTGCCACTACTCCTTGGGATCCTGCCAAGGCATATTTGTTTGTCCCTGTGGTTGGCGATAAGTTTGTAGATCCTATAAAAGAAGTTGATTGGGATTTGGTAGATAATATAATCACTACAAATGCGTGGAGCAATCCCCTTCAGAGAGCTAGGCCAGATGTTTTCCTTGGGACAAATGAGAGGACACTTGGTGGTGACAGAAGGGAGTACGGATTTGGGAAATTGCGTCATGGCCTGGCTTTTGGGCACAAACCTCATCCTACTTATGGTATCAGAGGAGCCGTAGCCCCATTTGATGTTGTTAAAGCTACCGGGGTGGTTCCTAGTCGTGATACGATCGAGGTACAAGGGGATTGGACCAAAGGCAAATTGATAATGGCTGATGGTGTTGCACGTGCAGAAGATCTTGTTGGAAGAATAATAACAGCCGCTCATTCGGGGAAGAGGTTTTATGTAGATACAATATGCTATGACATGTCAGCAGAGACCTCCTTTCCGAGGAAAGAGGGCTATCTTGGTCCTGTCGAGTACAGCTCATATGCCGATTACTATAAGCTGAA GTATGGTGTTGAGTTGAGCTGCAAGCAACAAGCTTTGATAAGAGGTCGTGGTGTTTCATACTGCAAGAATCTCTTATCTCCTCGATTTGAGCACTCAGAag GTGAATCGGAGGAGGCACTTGACAAAACATACTACGTGTTTCTTCCGCCTGAGCTATGTTTTGTTCATCCACTTCCTGGATCACTTGTTAGAGGTGCCCAGAGGTTGCCCTCTATTATGAGGAGGGTTGAGAGCATGCTTCTTGCAATTCAACTTAAGCACATAATACAATTTCCGGTCCCTGCTTCAAAg ATTTTGGAAGCTTTGACTGCTGCTTCTTGTCAGGAGACATTTTGCTATGAAAGGGCTGAGCTTCTTGGGGATGCTTACTTGAAATGGGTAGTCAGTCGTTTTCTGTTTCTTAAATATCCCCAGAAACATGAAGGTCAACTGACCAGGATGAGACAACAAATGGTGAGTAACATGGTATTGTATCAATATGCATTAAATAAGGGACTTCAATCATACATCCAAGCAGATCGCTTTGCACCATCTAGATGGGCTGCTCCTGGGGTGTTGCCAGTCTTTGACGAGGATACAAAAGATGGTGACACGTCCTTATTTGATCAAGAACATGCAACTGCTGATGTTTTACCAGTAAAAGTACATGGTAATGGGTTTGAAGATGAAGATATGGAAGATGGTGAGATTGAGAGTGACTCAAGTTCTTATAGAGTCCTCTCTAGCAAGACCTTAGCAGATGTGGTTGAAGCACTGATTGGAGTTTATTATGTTGAAGGTGGCAAGCATGCAGCTAACCACCTCATGAAATGGATTGGGATCCAGGTGGAGTCTGATCCTGATGAGATGGACTCTATAGTGAAGCCATCTAATGTTCCAGAAAGCATACTCAGGAGTGTAAATTTTGAGGCCTTAGAAGGTGCATTGAAAATCGAGTTTAAAAATAGGGCCTTGTTGGTGGAAGCTATTACTCATGCTTCACGCCCATCATCGGGAGTATCCTGCTACCAGCGTTTGGAGTTTGTTGGTGATGCAGTCTTGGATCATCTTATCACAAGACATTTGTTTTTTACATACACCAATTTGCCTCCAGGTCGCTTGACTGATTTGCGTGCTGCTGCCGTAAACAATGAAAACTTTGCACGTGTTGCAGTAAAGCACCTGTTGCATGTGCACCTTCGGCATGGATCAAGTGCCCTTGAGAAACAG ATTCGGGACTTCGTGAAGGAAGTTCAGGATGAGTTATTAAAGCCGGGTTTCAACTCTTTTGGATTGGGAGATTGCAAAGCACCAAAAGTTCTTGGAGATATTGTTGAATCCATTGCTGGTGCCATTTTTCTCGACAGTGGACGTGACACTGCAGTTGTCTGGAGG GTTTTTCAACCTCTGTTGCATCCCATGGTGACTCCAGAGACATTGCCGATGCATCCTGTCCGGGAACTACAAGAACGATGCCAACAACAAGCTGAAGGCTTGGAATACAAAGCCAGTCGAAGTGGCAATTTGGCCACTGTGGAGGTTTTCATTGATGGGGTCCAGGTTGGAGTTGCTCAGAATCCCCAAAAGAAGATGGCACAGAAACTAGCTGCAAGGAATGCACTTGCTGTTCTGAAGGAGAAAGAAACAGCTGAAGCTAAGGAGAAATGTGAGGAGAATGGGAAAAAGAAGAATGGCAACCAGACATTTACCAGACAAACATTGAATGATATCTGCCTGCGTCGAAACTGGCCTATGCCCTTCTATTG GTGTGTGAATGAAGGGGGCCCTGCCCATGCAAAGAGATTTACTTTTGCTGTCAAGGTTAACACCACTGACAGGGGGTGGACCGATGAATGCATAGGTGAGCCAATGCCTAGTGTTAAGAAGGCCAAGGACTCAGCCGCCGTGCTTCTCTTGGAACTTTTAAACAAATGGTATTCATGA
- the LOC105795487 gene encoding soluble inorganic pyrophosphatase 1 has translation MSEEDKNEAKVVETPRKPPRLNERILSSMSRRSVAAHPWHDLEIGPGAPAIFNCVVEIPKGSKVKYELDKKTGLIKVDRVLYSSVVYPHNYGFIPRTLCEDNDPLDCLVIMQEPVLPGCFLRARALGLMPMIDQGEKDDKIIAVCVDDPEYKHYTDIKDLPPHRLTEIRRFFEDYKKNENKEVAVDKFLPATAAVEAVQYSMDLYAEYIMQTLRR, from the exons ATGAGTGAAGAAGATAAAAAtgaagctaaggtagtggaaaCTCCACGCAAACCACCCCGTCTGAACGAGAGGATTCTTTCGTCTATGTCACGGAGATCAGTTGCTGCACATCCTTGGCATGATCTTGAGATTG GACCTGGAGCTCCAGCAATTTTCAACTGT GTTGTTGAGATACCAAAAGGTAGTAAGGTCAAGTATGAACTTGACAAGAAGACAGGATTGATTAAG GTTGATCGAGTTTTATATTCATCGGTGGTCTACCCTCATAACTATGGTTTCATCCCTCGCACACTTTGTGAAGACAATGATCCCTTGGATTGTTTGGTTATCATGCAG GAGCCTGTTCTTCCTGGATGTTTTCTGCGAGCCAGAGCCCTTGGACTAATGCCAATGATTGACCAG GGGGAGAAAGATGACAAGATCATTGCAGTTTGTGTTGATGATCCTGAGTACAAGCATTACACCGACATCAAAGATCTTCCCCCTCACCGCCTGACTGAGATCCGTCGTTTCTTTGAAGACT ACAAGAAAAATGAGAACAAGGAGGTTGCAGTCGACAAATTTTTACCAGCAACCGCTGCCGTTGAAGCTGTCCAGTATTCAAT GGATCTTTATGCCGAGTACATTATGCAAACCCTGAGGCGATAG